AGCCATCACCAACCCCCTGGGTGCCAGGCTCTGTTGCAGTCTCCATAGCAGGATGACGCTAGGGCTGTGCCAGGTACCACATGCCCCTCGGTGAGGATGCACCAGGTGCCGGGGGAGGGAGAGATTGTTGGAGGGGGTTTGGCCTCTCTGCTAGCAGGTCTATCTGTGGAGCAGACCGCGGTGGAGCGGGGCGAGTGCCTTTTCAGGACAGTAGGTGATGGAAGAGGTGCTCGGCTTCCATTGCTGTGGTCCATCCTATCCTCCACTACACATTGTGGCACCTGGGTTTGGTCCCCCATAAAGCCCAAGGGAATGATTCACCCAGGCCTCCCCATCAGGAACAACCCCCAGCATCTGCCCTGTCGTTCACTCTTGTTCCTCTAACCTGGCTTGTGATGGATAAATGCCTGGCTCGCAGAGAGGCCAGTACTGCAAAGGAAGGATGGACCAGACTCCAGCATTTACATCatcatatagggcctgatttatAGGGCACATCCGGGTGGAATGGGCGAGTGCTCACCGTCTGGTCCCTAGTCTGAGGCAGGGCCCACAGGAACCTAGGCAAACAGGTATTAACATGCTCCTTCCTCCCAGGGGGCTTGTGGGGCTTAGTGCAGGAAGGTTCCTAGGGCGCTTTGAGAtctgagggtggggagggaggggacgggGCTCACTTTCCCACCTGCTCAAGCTTTGCTCTTTGGATTCTAGTTCTAGGGTTTCGGTGGAGCTGGCCATGATGTTACGGTTCCTGGTGGCTGCTCTCTTCCCAGCTGTGATCCTGGCCGCGCCACCTCCCATTAACAAACTGGCCCTTTTCCCGGACAAGAGCGCGTGGTGCGAGGCGAAGAATATCACCCAGATTGTGGGGCACAGTGGCTGTGAGTCGAAGTCTATCCAGAACAGGTACGGGGGAAGTAGGCTGAAATGCAGCCCAGGGCTTCTCAAGATGCAACTTATTTCCTTTACTATTCAGGTTGGTTACTTTGCCTGATGCAGACTCCCTGCTAAGGGAGAAGATTTTGAGTcaatttcaggatcagggccctagttGGCACCATCTGGACTTAGCCACCCAGGGCTGTAGTAGGGAATCGATTGGTCGGGTGGCACAGCCAGAACTAGGAGGAGGTTCCTAGAACAGGTTGTTACCACTCTCCAAGCTGGAGTCAGAGGGAGACACTGATGGAAATATGCACTCAAGCCCTCATTTCCCCCTTAAGAGACTTAAAgcgcagtaagaaaaggagtacttgtggcaccttagagactaacaaatttatttgagcataagctttcgtgagctacagctcagttcatcggatgcattcgatgaagtgagctgtagctcacgaaagcttatgctcaaataaatttgttagtctctaaggtgccacaagtactccttttctttttgcgaatacagactaacacggctgctactctgaaacctgtcattaaagcgCAGTGTGACTCTCTTGCAAGTGACTTCAAGCTGCAGTCACCCTGGTGATGTCCTCTCCTGGAAGAGTCCAAGAGCAATGCCACAGCTCCTGGGTCCTGCTCTGGTCACTGGCAGCAGGATACCGTAACGAACTGGCTTTTGTGTGtacaccactgccctctactggatggatttggaactgctcagctgtgtcaTAGGCCCTGTAGTGCAATTGGTTTTTCCCAAGTGGCAAGCTGGGCTCTTGATGCATGAGAATCTGAGTTCTCCCCTCCGACATCCCAAGTGGCTGTGGGGCGCGCACAGTGTTTATGGCAATGTAGCTTTATCTTGTTCAACTGGGTCACTCTTTGAGTCACTCCTTGAGCCCAGGGGTCACACATGCAGGCCGTATGTGTCTCAGTAtaggaaagccaaggcaaggactcctccttcctctcctcaccACTTCCATCCAAGTCCTTCAGTCCCACCTTGCTTCTCTGGCCCGTTGGATGCTGACTCACTGTAAGGCATACGGGGAGCTTttcatggggaggaggagaagggttcTGCATTGAGACGCTACCTGCTTCATCACTGCatgaggcagctggagcagctctgGTTGTGGGGCTGAGCGACTGCAGAGAGAAGCCCTGGCTCTTTCCCCATTGTGACATCTCTCTATCCGTCTATCTCCAGCCTGTCCTCGTAGAAGACCATGATCTTGCTGCCTCCCTCACCTCCCGCAAGCACCGCCTGCTACCAGAGCCCTAGCAGGGAGTGTCTCGTGCCTGGTTTGCATCAAGCTCCCAGTCCCATCTAATACTCTGCTACATGGGGCTTTACTCCTTCCTTTTCTTCACAGGGCCTGCCTGGGACAGTGCTTTAGCTACAGCGTCCCCAACACCTTCCCTCAGTCTACGGAGTCCCTGGTGCACTGTGACTCCTGCATGCCTGCGCAGTCCATGTGGGAAATCGTGAGTAACCCCTCCTTTTCTGAGGCCCTCTTAGTACCTGGGGATGGCTGGCTTTGCAGTTTGGGTGCAGAGAGGGGTGTGGTGCTTTCAGagaggggcagtgcatggagcctcgTCCCCCCTCCTCCCTATCCCAGGGGCTGAAGGGGCGCAGaagtggtgtggggctggggtaggcagggagcctgccttagccttgctgcgcCCACCAACGACAGGGAGCCACAGGAAGTAAGTGCTGCCCAGCGGGAGGTTGCACCCCAAGcctcaccctgaaccccctcccagagccagcaccccataccccctcctgcaccccaagccccaccctgagcccccttctgcaccccaaccctctgctccagcccggagcccctgccTGCATCCTGAttccctcctagagcttgcaccccttACCACATCCCGAACTccagccccttgccccagcccggtgaaagtgagtgagggcgGGGAAGAGCGagagggggagatggagtgagcagggcggggctttggggaaggggcgggttAGATCCTGAGTTGCCCATCGGttcaaaaagtgatcttaggTGTCAAAAGGTTGGAGACGGCTGCTCTACTGCTTGAGGCTCGCTGAGCTGTAACAGACGTGCATCCTCTGAACATGGGACACTGACCAGTGGGTTTTGCAGACTCCTAGGAAATGACGGACCCTGCCCATAAGAGCTTGCAGCTGGACTGGGGCAGAGTGGGCTCCGAGCTGCGTGCCCcgcccagccctgcagtgggcgggggggtatgtgttggaggggagggggactaTTTCCCGCTcacccccctcctcttcctctgatCCAGGTGACGCTGGATTGCCCGGGCAACGCCGAGATCCCCAGAGTCGACAAGCTGGTGGAGAAGATCctccactgcagct
This sequence is a window from Dermochelys coriacea isolate rDerCor1 chromosome 18, rDerCor1.pri.v4, whole genome shotgun sequence. Protein-coding genes within it:
- the LOC119845062 gene encoding neuroblastoma suppressor of tumorigenicity 1, coding for MMLRFLVAALFPAVILAAPPPINKLALFPDKSAWCEAKNITQIVGHSGCESKSIQNRACLGQCFSYSVPNTFPQSTESLVHCDSCMPAQSMWEIVTLDCPGNAEIPRVDKLVEKILHCSCQACGKEPSHEGALFNVYLNAEENLPAEGPSPHHYAHHQQEVEEAPGSNRHREEGRGGEE